A window of Photobacterium sp. GJ3 contains these coding sequences:
- a CDS encoding amidohydrolase family protein, whose product MQFETVFRQVSLIDGTGAAAVKADVAVLNGRIAAIGHLAEAEAAQIIDGQHLVLAPGFIDVHTHDDTNVIRFPECLPKISQGVTTVIVGNCGISASPAVLAGDPPDPMNLLGKQWDFKYPTFATYADAVRDAQPAVNVAALVGHTTLRNNVMDDLYRPATSQEIATMKAQLSQAMAEGALGLSSGLAYASAKQAPTEEVMALAEELAAFNGIYTTHMRTEFEQILDAMDEAFRTGKHAKVPVVISHLKCAGAGNWGRTVEVLDKMESAAAHQDVACDCYPYSASSSTLDLNQVTEAIDIFITWSEAHPEQAGKMLKDIAKEMSLPLMDAARALQPAGAVYHCMDEADVERVLKYRLTMVGSDGLPNDPHPHPRLWGAFPRVLGYYSRERKLFSLEQAVHKMTGMSAKRFGLKDRGVIAEGAHADLVLFDPKTIRDAATFQDPVCAAEGIVLVMVNGQISYQAGRVSPERHGRFLARHQS is encoded by the coding sequence ATGCAGTTTGAGACCGTATTCCGCCAGGTCAGTTTGATTGATGGGACAGGCGCCGCCGCCGTCAAAGCGGATGTTGCCGTGCTCAATGGCCGGATTGCCGCCATTGGACATCTGGCGGAGGCCGAAGCCGCGCAGATCATTGACGGTCAGCATCTGGTGCTGGCGCCAGGGTTTATTGATGTTCATACCCATGATGATACCAATGTGATTCGTTTTCCGGAGTGTCTGCCAAAAATCAGTCAGGGCGTGACGACAGTGATTGTCGGCAATTGCGGCATCAGTGCATCACCGGCTGTGCTGGCGGGCGATCCGCCGGATCCGATGAACCTGCTCGGCAAACAGTGGGATTTCAAATACCCGACCTTTGCGACCTATGCCGATGCGGTGCGCGATGCACAACCGGCCGTGAATGTGGCGGCGCTGGTGGGTCACACCACACTGCGCAATAACGTGATGGACGATTTGTATCGCCCGGCCACATCACAGGAAATTGCGACGATGAAAGCGCAGCTCAGCCAAGCCATGGCTGAAGGGGCGTTAGGACTGAGTTCGGGGTTGGCTTATGCCTCGGCAAAACAGGCACCGACTGAAGAAGTCATGGCGCTGGCAGAAGAGCTGGCAGCTTTCAACGGCATTTATACCACCCATATGCGTACGGAGTTTGAACAGATTCTCGATGCCATGGATGAAGCCTTCCGCACCGGAAAACACGCGAAGGTGCCCGTGGTGATTTCTCATCTCAAATGTGCCGGTGCCGGGAACTGGGGCAGAACCGTTGAAGTGCTGGACAAGATGGAATCCGCCGCTGCGCATCAGGATGTTGCCTGCGATTGCTATCCGTATTCTGCCAGCTCCTCCACGCTGGATCTGAATCAGGTGACTGAGGCGATCGATATCTTTATTACCTGGTCGGAAGCGCATCCGGAACAGGCTGGAAAAATGCTCAAAGATATTGCCAAAGAGATGTCGCTGCCGCTGATGGATGCTGCCAGAGCGCTGCAACCCGCAGGGGCGGTGTATCACTGCATGGATGAAGCGGACGTTGAGCGCGTACTCAAATACCGTCTGACCATGGTGGGTTCCGACGGGCTGCCGAACGATCCGCATCCGCATCCGCGTTTGTGGGGCGCATTTCCCCGTGTGCTGGGTTATTACAGCCGCGAGCGCAAACTCTTTTCGCTGGAACAGGCGGTCCACAAAATGACGGGGATGTCTGCCAAGCGCTTTGGTCTGAAAGACCGGGGTGTAATTGCCGAAGGCGCGCATGCCGATCTGGTGCTGTTTGATCCGAAAACGATTCGCGATGCAGCCACTTTCCAGGATCCGGTCTGTGCCGCAGAGGGCATCGTGCTGGTCATGGTGAATGGCCAGATCAGTTATCAAGCGGGCCGAGTCAGCCCGGAGCGCCATGGCCGTTTTCTGGCCCGGCATCAGTCCTGA
- a CDS encoding MurR/RpiR family transcriptional regulator translates to MTIEVDIVSRITECFPQLREAEKKVARLVVDDLSNAATASITELAEEAGVSEATITRFAKAVGCLNVRDLKMKLAQSLAVGQRFIHESPNESGIQGVYESIKNVININRKIVNEADVAKAVDILLNARQVLSVGMGGGSTIMSQELQFRLFRIGFAVSAYNDGLLARMVASTADSKDVMVALSVTGYTAEVVEPASIAKQYGLKVIAITAPDSPLAQVSDVVLPLVTDETDFIFKPSASRYAMMALIDVLSTELALSQKRRSRDRLRRLKLALDSHRGGDDRQPLGD, encoded by the coding sequence GTGACCATCGAAGTGGACATCGTTTCCAGAATTACCGAGTGCTTCCCTCAGTTAAGAGAAGCAGAAAAAAAAGTCGCCCGCCTGGTTGTGGACGATTTAAGTAACGCAGCCACGGCCAGCATCACAGAGCTGGCAGAAGAAGCCGGTGTGAGTGAAGCCACCATTACCCGCTTTGCCAAAGCCGTGGGATGCCTGAATGTCCGTGACCTGAAAATGAAGCTGGCGCAATCGCTGGCTGTGGGGCAGCGCTTCATTCATGAAAGCCCGAACGAATCGGGTATTCAGGGGGTGTATGAGTCGATCAAGAACGTCATCAACATCAACCGGAAAATCGTGAATGAAGCCGATGTCGCGAAAGCCGTCGACATCTTGCTCAATGCCCGGCAGGTCCTGTCGGTGGGCATGGGCGGCGGTTCGACCATCATGTCGCAGGAACTTCAGTTCCGCCTGTTCCGGATTGGTTTTGCGGTCAGTGCGTACAACGATGGGCTGCTGGCTCGTATGGTCGCTTCCACGGCAGACAGCAAAGATGTCATGGTGGCACTGTCGGTCACAGGTTACACCGCCGAGGTGGTGGAACCGGCGTCCATTGCCAAACAGTACGGCCTGAAAGTGATTGCGATTACAGCGCCGGATTCCCCGCTGGCACAAGTCAGCGATGTGGTGCTGCCGCTGGTGACGGATGAAACCGATTTTATCTTTAAGCCGTCTGCATCACGGTACGCCATGATGGCGTTGATTGATGTGCTGTCGACGGAACTGGCGCTGAGTCAGAAACGTCGTTCCCGCGACCGGCTGCGCCGCCTGAAACTGGCGCTCGACAGCCACCGGGGCGGGGATGACCGTCAGCCGCTCGGAGATTAA
- a CDS encoding amino acid deaminase: MPQANKKHVNKYQEFDHKNFPSGTKGVWVDEKSEGRYSLIEEEICLPAAVIRETAIRNNLNWMQQFANHHQVRLSPHGKTTMTPALFSQQLDAGAWGITVATPAQAETAALAGAKHILMANQLVGKANMALIARLMRQHDVSFYCCVDSCENAAQLNDYFAQASLTLNVLIEYGVPGGRCGCRNHAEVETLAGVIQAAQGLTLHGIEVYEGVIHGADAEDQIRLFLRDAVMLVEQLAEKKLIAVPHPIVTGAGSAWYDIVAEEFSAYPHLNAIIRPGCYLIHDTGIYQDAQHQVMSRARTNQGYACELGGDLASALEVWAYVLSMPEPCKAVIGMGKRDVAFDAGLPIPERAFRNGQPLEIQGLEATHIMDQHTFVNVPAGTDLKVGDILVFSTSHPCLTFDKWRYLCVADDNDTVSRFVDTRF; encoded by the coding sequence ATGCCTCAAGCAAACAAAAAGCATGTTAATAAATACCAAGAATTCGATCACAAAAACTTTCCTTCAGGCACCAAAGGGGTCTGGGTGGATGAAAAAAGTGAGGGGCGATACAGCCTGATCGAAGAAGAAATCTGTCTGCCTGCTGCCGTGATTCGCGAGACTGCCATCCGCAACAACCTGAACTGGATGCAGCAGTTCGCCAATCATCATCAGGTCAGACTGTCTCCGCACGGCAAAACCACCATGACCCCTGCGCTGTTTTCACAGCAGCTCGACGCGGGTGCCTGGGGGATCACGGTGGCTACACCAGCACAGGCTGAAACCGCAGCCCTTGCCGGTGCAAAGCACATTCTGATGGCGAATCAGCTGGTCGGAAAAGCCAACATGGCCCTGATCGCCCGGCTGATGCGGCAGCATGACGTGTCTTTCTACTGTTGTGTAGATTCCTGCGAAAACGCAGCCCAGCTCAATGACTACTTTGCGCAGGCGTCCCTGACGCTGAATGTGCTGATTGAGTACGGGGTGCCGGGCGGGCGCTGCGGTTGCCGCAACCACGCCGAAGTCGAGACGCTGGCGGGGGTGATTCAGGCCGCACAGGGACTGACGCTCCATGGCATCGAAGTTTATGAAGGCGTCATCCATGGTGCAGACGCAGAAGATCAGATTCGCCTGTTCCTGCGCGATGCCGTGATGCTGGTTGAACAACTGGCCGAGAAAAAACTGATTGCCGTGCCCCATCCGATCGTCACGGGCGCAGGCTCGGCCTGGTATGACATTGTTGCGGAGGAGTTTTCTGCTTATCCGCATCTGAACGCCATCATCCGTCCCGGCTGTTACCTGATTCACGACACGGGCATCTATCAGGATGCGCAACATCAGGTGATGTCCCGTGCCCGAACGAATCAGGGCTATGCCTGTGAACTGGGCGGTGATTTAGCGTCTGCCCTGGAAGTCTGGGCTTATGTGCTGTCGATGCCTGAGCCCTGTAAAGCGGTGATTGGTATGGGCAAACGGGATGTTGCTTTTGATGCGGGCCTGCCGATTCCTGAGCGCGCGTTTCGCAACGGCCAGCCGCTTGAGATTCAGGGATTAGAAGCAACGCACATCATGGATCAGCATACTTTTGTCAATGTGCCTGCGGGGACGGATCTGAAAGTGGGCGACATTCTGGTGTTTTCAACCTCCCACCCGTGCCTGACGTTCGACAAGTGGCGTTATCTCTGCGTTGCAGATGACAACGACACCGTCAGCCGTTTCGTCGACACCCGGTTCTGA